The following coding sequences lie in one Treponema socranskii subsp. buccale genomic window:
- a CDS encoding glycosyltransferase family 4 protein, translating into MTEILINGNFLCRNLTGIERFAWEICKRIDSLLSSSDRVSILVPANAPKVPSYARIAVIRSDKEARSFPFWDLGVFARTCRRRNACALSFSNTAPLGKTCGIAFIHDVYAKDFPNDFTSFYDKLIGAYSRLNYRNICKNARFVCTVSNFSKKQIIDYYRVPEKKIRVIYSGSAHMKKIRADENILKKLGLKSGEFYFTLGSLSLRKNLKWIMQHAELYPNELFVISGTMLKNVVPSELEKIKSLENIILAGYLSDEAVKALMQNCKAFVFPSYFEGFGLPPLEALSCGAPVVVSNAASLPEIYGSCAHYIDPFKPDVDLDALLAEPVSSPAPLFEKYSLDDSAKKLYALFKAV; encoded by the coding sequence ATGACGGAAATTCTTATAAACGGAAATTTTTTATGCCGGAATCTCACCGGTATCGAGCGCTTTGCATGGGAAATATGCAAGCGAATCGATTCTCTGCTTAGCTCATCCGATCGCGTGTCGATACTGGTTCCCGCAAATGCGCCGAAAGTTCCGTCTTATGCCCGTATTGCCGTCATACGATCCGATAAAGAAGCGCGCTCGTTTCCTTTTTGGGATTTGGGCGTCTTTGCAAGAACATGCCGCAGACGAAATGCCTGTGCGCTTTCGTTTTCAAACACCGCACCTTTAGGCAAAACCTGCGGCATCGCATTTATCCACGACGTATACGCAAAGGATTTTCCGAACGATTTTACATCGTTTTACGACAAACTTATCGGCGCGTACAGCCGTTTAAATTATCGGAATATCTGCAAAAATGCGCGCTTTGTCTGTACCGTATCGAACTTCAGCAAAAAACAGATTATCGATTACTATCGCGTGCCCGAAAAAAAGATACGTGTCATTTATTCCGGATCGGCCCACATGAAAAAAATCCGTGCCGATGAAAACATTTTGAAAAAACTCGGTCTCAAATCCGGAGAATTTTATTTTACGCTCGGAAGTCTTTCTTTGCGGAAAAATCTCAAGTGGATTATGCAGCATGCGGAGCTTTACCCGAACGAACTTTTCGTCATTTCCGGTACGATGCTCAAAAACGTCGTTCCGAGCGAACTTGAAAAAATAAAATCATTGGAAAATATTATTCTCGCAGGCTATCTTTCCGACGAAGCAGTGAAAGCGCTCATGCAAAACTGCAAAGCTTTCGTATTTCCTTCGTACTTTGAAGGCTTCGGTCTTCCGCCGCTCGAAGCGCTTTCCTGCGGCGCGCCCGTCGTCGTTTCGAATGCCGCGAGCTTACCTGAAATATACGGAAGCTGCGCGCATTACATCGATCCATTTAAGCCCGACGTCGATTTGGATGCGCTCCTTGCCGAGCCCGTTTCATCGCCCGCACCTCTTTTCGAAAAATATTCGCTCGACGATTCCGCAAAAAAATTATACGCTTTGTTCAAAGCAGTGTAG